One window of Tenacibaculum maritimum NCIMB 2154 genomic DNA carries:
- the rsmD gene encoding 16S rRNA (guanine(966)-N(2))-methyltransferase RsmD, producing the protein MRIISGKYKGRRLTAPKNLPVRPTTDMAKESLFNILNNLYYFDAISVMDLFSGTGNISFEFASRGSKEIYAVDQHFACIKFIQSIAENLNFDIHTYKSDVYKFLEKTPLKTDVIFADPPYDFEKEEFLKIVNTVFERNLLNDDGLLIVEHSKHTDLSSHPKHSYDKRYGGNVFSFFEKE; encoded by the coding sequence ATGCGTATTATATCTGGAAAATATAAAGGAAGACGATTAACTGCTCCTAAAAACTTACCTGTTAGACCTACAACAGATATGGCAAAAGAATCCTTATTTAATATTCTTAATAACTTGTATTATTTTGATGCCATCTCTGTCATGGATCTTTTTTCTGGTACTGGCAATATTAGTTTTGAATTTGCTTCTCGCGGAAGTAAAGAAATATATGCTGTTGATCAACATTTTGCTTGTATAAAATTTATTCAAAGTATCGCTGAAAATTTGAATTTTGATATTCATACTTATAAAAGTGATGTTTATAAATTCTTAGAAAAAACTCCTTTAAAGACCGACGTGATATTTGCAGATCCTCCATACGATTTCGAAAAGGAAGAGTTTTTAAAGATTGTGAATACCGTTTTTGAAAGAAATCTTTTAAATGATGATGGATTACTAATTGTCGAACATTCAAAGCATACCGATTTATCTAGCCATCCAAAACACAGTTATGATAAACGCTATGGTGGAAATGTGTTTAGCTTTTTTGAGAAAGAATAG
- a CDS encoding DUF3822 family protein, with product MQKNSTRNNIVSEHKDLSVQFSLDGFSFCIKDALSHKPICFTKYSFDQKIATPELLLEKIEHIFSSDPDLQQDFKNTIAIHQSNLATLVPNEYFQEKELKTYLNYNIKTLATDFIAFDDLQCIEAKNVYVPYVNINNYLFQNFGEFEYRHHASVLIDKLLNHTKKDGRSYFFAHVFKSQLDIVVLKDNSLLLYNSYPFNTKEDFLYYLLFTAEQLGLDPNEFQLTFSGDIEENSAIYTITYQYIRNINFISTTSNFFNNSNDFSNHSNFILIS from the coding sequence TTGCAAAAAAATAGTACAAGAAACAATATTGTTTCAGAACATAAAGATTTATCCGTCCAATTCAGTTTGGATGGATTTTCTTTTTGCATCAAAGATGCTTTGTCTCACAAACCTATTTGTTTTACAAAATATTCTTTTGATCAAAAGATAGCTACTCCTGAACTACTCCTTGAAAAGATTGAGCATATCTTTTCTTCTGACCCTGATTTGCAGCAAGATTTTAAAAATACTATTGCTATTCATCAAAGTAACTTAGCTACACTGGTTCCTAATGAATACTTTCAGGAAAAGGAATTAAAAACATATCTTAACTATAATATCAAAACGTTGGCTACTGACTTTATTGCCTTTGACGATTTACAATGTATAGAAGCCAAGAATGTGTACGTACCCTACGTTAATATCAATAATTACCTCTTTCAAAATTTTGGGGAATTTGAATACAGACATCACGCTTCTGTGTTAATTGATAAATTATTAAATCACACTAAAAAAGATGGTCGCTCCTACTTTTTCGCTCATGTTTTTAAAAGCCAATTGGATATCGTAGTTTTAAAAGACAATTCTTTGCTTCTTTACAACTCTTATCCTTTTAATACTAAAGAAGACTTCCTTTACTATCTTCTTTTTACTGCAGAGCAATTGGGACTAGATCCTAATGAATTTCAACTTACTTTTTCTGGAGATATCGAAGAGAACTCTGCTATTTATACAATTACTTATCAGTATATTAGAAATATAAATTTTATCAGTACTACTTCAAACTTTTTTAACAATTCAAACGATTTTTCTAACCATTCTAATTTTATTCTTATTTCATAA